The Fibrobacter sp. UWB5 DNA segment CCGACGAGCAGGGCCGGTTGAACCTCAAGAGACTCAAACCCGGTACTTATAATGTGGAAGCACGTCAAGATACTACCAAGGCGTTTGTGCGCGTGGTGGTGACCGATGTGTCTCGCGATTCTGTGTCTATCAAGCTCGAACCGACTGGCGCAGTTTCGGGTCAGGTGTACTTGCCCGAAAACGAATCGTCCGTGACGGTGGGCGTCAAGGGACTTGATTACTTTGTTGAAACTGACGAAGACGGCAAGTTCGAATTCCGCCACCTGCCGAAGGGCTTGCTCACTTTGGTCGGCTTTACCTTCCATACTTACAAGACTCTCGACATGGACGGCAAGCCGTCGGCGATCAGCAACTTGATGACGGTCGGTACCAGCAATACGAAGGTGGAATCCGGCAAGACCTCGAAGGGCGTGACGATAGGCCAGAAACTGGTGCCCGCTCCCGATACGACGGTCAAGGAAGATGTCTACCCGGTTGTGCTTTTGGCCGACTTTGAAGACAGCACTTATGGCTGGTATATTTCTAGGTCCAAGTATGCCGAGGCAGAACTGGATGCCGAAAAGAACGTGGCTGGCCGTAAGGGCATGTCCGCTCATTTCGTGTACCAGAATGATTCCAACGCCAACTGGGCCTTGATGGGACGTGCCTTGAACGAAATGACTGATATGAGCAAGCTCGATTCCGTGGTGTTCTGGGCTCGTTCTGGACTCAGCGATTCTTCCCAGTGGATCAGCGTCTCGTTCGATGTGCTTCTCGATTCGATCGCTCTCGATTCTACCGGTTACGAAAACGGCAAGGCTTGGGTGCACTTGGAACTTGATACTACCTGGCAGCGTTTCGTGGTGACTCCGAAGGACTTGATTGAGCCCGACGAACACAATATCGGTGGCAACATCGGTTGGGATGCCGTCAAGGAACACGTGACGAACCTGAACTTCTTCGGCGGTGGCGTCACGGAAGGCACGCCGTACGAAATGTGGGTCGATGACATCACGATTTACGGTGTCAAGGACCTGGAATAGTTCAACGCTCTAATTTTGGAACAAAACCCCGCGAAAAGCGGGGCTTTTTTTGTGCATATTGACAAAGTGTCAATGGAAAGTTCCTTTCGGGGCGCTTTTTTGTTTTTATTCGAGGATAATTTTGGATTTAGAAGGTTAGGTTGTGTTTATGCCTTCGAAGGAGTCCTCATGGATTACAGAAAAGTTTGGAAATTTGCTAGCCTGAAAACAGCTGCATGTATGGTTGCGGGGCTTGCCACTTTTGGCTTGGCCGACAACCCGATTTCGAGTTACCACTACTTGGCAGACCCGGGTGCTGCCGCCGATGATACGTACTTCTACGTCATCACCGACTCCGACGACCCGGCTGCGTACAATGCCAACGGCTACAACATCAAGGCCCTCTACGGTTTCCGCACCAAGGACATGAAAAACTGGACCGACTTCGGTATCATTTACGATGCCCGCAAGGTTGACGGTATCGGCGATATCTGGGCATCCGGCATTGCGGTGAACCCCAACGATCACAGGCTGTACATCGTGTTCCCCGATGGCGGTGGTGGCGGCATTGGCCTCATCGGCGCCGACAGCATTGCCGGCCCCTGGACGAACCCCGTTTCGGGCAACAAGAAGCTCATCAACAACTGGGGCGGCGGCCTTGCGGATTGCGATGGCATCGGTTGGTGCTTTGACCCGGCAATCTTCTTCGATGACGACGGTACGGGTTACTTCACGTTCGGTGGCGGTAGCAGCGATAGCCGCCCGGCGAACAACAACAATAACGACATTTTTAACATCTACAAGCTCAACAAGGACATGAAGGGCTTCGATGTAAGCACCAAGACTCACCTGAAGATTGGTGGCCCGAAGGCGATGGAAGCCTCTTACATTCACAAGTACAAAGGCAATTACTACCTGTCTTACAGTACGGCTGACTTGCGCATTGCCTACGGTATGTCCAAGAACCCGATGGGCCCTTATGAATACAAGGGTATCTTCATGGGCAACCCGAGCATTAACGGTCAGAATATTAACGCGAACAACAATAACCATCATGGCATTGCCGAATTCAAGGGCCATTGGTATGTGGCATATCATGACCGCCGCATTGCAAACGGTTACGACGGCCTGGAAAAGATTCCTGCCGACGACGGCAAGGCGAACCCGGCTCCCGCTTACCACCGTAGCGTGAGCGTGGATGAATTCTACTACAATGGCGATGGCACCATGAAGGAACTGACCTTCACCAAGGAAGGCCCGAAGCAGATCGAGAACTTCGATCCGTACGACTGGTATCCGGCTCTCACGAGTTCCAAGCAGAAGGGCATCCGCAGCCGTTCCAACTGGAGCCCGGGCAAGGTCGCTGAGCACCTGTTGCTCCCGCTTTCGAGCAAGGAATCCTGGATTCGCGTGAGTGGGGTTGACTTCGGCACGGCCGCCACGGGCTTCACGGTGCAGGCGGCAAGCGCTGCCGATGGCAACAAGATTGAAATCCATACCGGTTCTGCAACGGGTACGCTTGCGGGCACATGCACGCTCAAGAATACCGGCAACAAGTCTACCTTTGCTGAAACAAAGTGCGAAGTGGAAGGCCTGAAGGGTATCGTGGAATCCTTGTTCCTCGTGTTCAAGGGCTCGCAGGATTCGACCATGGCAATCAAGGCTTGGGGCTTCGAAGGAAGCGGCTCTACTCCGCCGACTCCGCAGACTCCTTATGGCGACAAGGCCGTGACGATTCCGGCCAAGATCGAAGCCGAAAACTATGACGTTCCGGGCACGGGCCGCGGTGAAGAAGCGCAATCCTATAGCGACAACGAGTCCGAAAACCAGGGCGATGCCGAATTCCGTACCGACTTGGGAGTCGATATCGTGGCTGGCGGTACTGGCAAGGCCATCGGTTATACCGCTGCTGGTGAATGGCTCGAATATTCGATCGTGGTTCCAGAAGATGGCGAATACGCCCTGAAGGCGTCGGCCTCTACGGGTATGGAGAACGGCACAAGCTTCTGCCTGCTTGTCGATGGTAAGGCTGTGGGCGATACCGTGAAGGTTCCGCAGACTGGCGAAGACTGGAGCGTCTACGAAGAATTCGATGCCGGCAAGGCGACCCTGACCAAGGGCGAACACATTGTCCGACTGGTGATTACCGGCGACAACGTGAATGTGGACTGGTTCTCGATTGGCGAAGTGACCACGGGTATCCATCACGATGTCAAGCTGAACGCCTCCAAGGTTGCCCAGTACGACGTGTTCGACCTGAGCGGCAAGAAGCTCGCAAGCTTTACGGCCCGCAACATGGTTGAAGCCTCCAAGATGTGGCGCGACGGTTCCGTGAAGGGTTCTGAAAAGGCCCATGGCGTGAACCTGATCCGTAACCGCACCACCGGCATGGTTTCCAAGGTTCGTACCGCAAAGTAAAACTTTGTAAACGCAATCATTGACAAAAAGTCAAAGGAAAGTGTCCTCCGGGGCACTTTTTTTTGTGTTTTTGAGGATAGTTTTAAGGGAGAAGGTGTGGTGTTTTACCTTCAGAGGAGTCCTTTATGGATGTTTGGAATGTGAAAGGCCTGAAGAAGGCCGCGTGTTTGGTCATGGGCTTGGCGGCTTTCGGCCTTGCCGACAACCCGATTTCTACTTACCATTACCTGGCAGACCCGGGTGCTGCCGCTGACGATGAGTATTTCTATATCATCACGGACTCCGATGACCCGGCTCCGTACAATTCTAACGGTTACAAGATTTACGCCCTCTATGCATTCCGCAGCAAGGATATGCAGAACTGGACTGACTACGGCATTATTTACGATGCCCGTAAGGTGAACGGCATTAACGACATTTGGGCATCTGGCATCGCGGTGCATAACGGCACGTTCTACATCGTGTTCCCTGATGGCGGTGGCGGCGGCATTGGCTACATCAAGGCGCCTGCAATCGACGGCCCGTGGACAAACGCCGTGGGTAACGGCAAGGACAAGCTGGTCGGTGGCCGCGGCATTATCGGCTGCGATGGCGTTTCGTGGTGCTTTGACCCGGGTATCTTTATCGATGACGACGGTACGACCTACGTGACGTGGGGTGGTGGCGAAAGCAACAGCCGCCCGAATACCGATAACTTCGATATCGTCAAGTTGAACGACGCGAAAAACGCTCCGGTGGGCAATGGCAGCCACGTGAAGGTGAACAACCTGCCGACCCGCAAGATGCTCGAAGCGTCTTACATCCACAAACACAAGGGTACTTACTACTTCTCTTACAGTACTGGCTGGCAGCAGGGTGCGCCTACCATTGACTACGGCATGTCCAACAACGTGATGGGCCCGTACACCTGGAAGGGCACGATTCTCGGCGACCCGAGCATGAACGGCCGCAGCATTAACGGCAACAACAACCACCATGGTATTGCCGAATTCAAGGGCCATTCTTACGTTGTCTATCATGACCGCCGTATTGCCAAGGGCCATAACGGACTTGAAATTATTCCGGCCGATGACGGCAAGCCGAAACCGAACGAAGGTTACCACCGCAGCGTTTCTGTAGACGAAATGTTCTACAATGCTGACGGTACGATTCAGACGGTGAAGGTGACGGACGAAGGCCCGAAGCAGATTGAAAACTTCGATCCGTACGACTGGTATCCGGCTCTCACGAGCTCCAAGCAGAAGGGCATTCGCAGCCGCTCCAACTTTGTCGTGGGCAAGAGGGCTGAACATGTGCTGATTCCGCTTTCGAGCAAGGAATCCTGGATTCGCGTTTCTGGCGTGGATTTCGGTACTGCGGCAACGGGCTTTACGGTCGAGGCTTCGAGTGCTGCCGACGGCAACAAGATTGAAATCCGCACGGGTTCTGCATCGGGAACGCTCGCAGGCACTTGTTCCTTGAAGAATACCGGCAGCAAGAACACTTATGCCGAAAACAAGTGCGAAGTTTCTGGCCTCAAGGGCATTGTGAACCAGCTGTTCCTCGTGTTCAAGGGCAATCAGGATTCGACCATGTACGTGAAGGCTTGGGGCTTCGAAGGCAGCGGCACGACGCCGCCGGAACCGCAGAAACCCTTTGGCGGCAAGGCTTGGGAAATTCCGGGCAAGATTGAAATGGAAAACTTTGACGAACCGGGTACAGGCCGCGGCGCTGGAGTCGATTCCTATAGCGACAACGATTCCGACGACCATGGCGCCGAAAGCAATGGCGGCAAGAGCTATCGCGAAGGCACCGGTGTCGATATCTACAAGAAGGCGACTGGCTATGTCGTGGGCTACAACCAGGCCGGCGAATGGCTCGAATATACCGTGAACGTGAAGGAAGCAGGTGACTACACCATGTTTGCCGCCGTGGCGTCTGCCAATGCGACCTCCGGATTCCAGCTTTCGATCGATGACAAGAAAATCACCGAAGAAATTGCTGTGCCTAAGAATGACGGCGAAGAAAACTTTGATGACTACAACAAGGTCAAGGCGAACGTAACGCTCCCGGCGGGCGAACATATCCTCCGCTTTACCGTCACCGGCGACTGGATGGATATCGATTACATCAACTTTGTTGCAGGCAAGGATGCCGCTGATTCCGACCCGCTCGAAGGTATGACGGCAATCAAGGGCGTGAAACTTGCAAGCGCTTCTACCGCAAGCTTTGACGTGTTCGATTTGACGGGCAAGAAGGTGGCAAGCTTTACGGCCCGCAACATGACTGAAGCGTCTAAGATGTGGCAGAACGGTTCCATTAAGGGTAGCGAAAAGGCTCAGGGAATATGCCTGATTCGTAATCGCGCAAACGGCATGATTGCAAAGGTGCGTACTACCAAATAGTTTCCCATAAACACATCCAACCAGGAGGACACCCCCGAATGGGGGTGCCCTTCCTTCCGGAAAAAAGCGCTTGATTTTGAAATTACGAGAATGTATTTTAATATCGGGAGTTGTGTTAAAAAGGAGTATAAGATGACAATCCAAAAAATTGCAAAGAGTGTGGGCCTAGCCTTTGGAGTGGTTGGCCTTTGGAGTTCGGCTATGGCCTCGACGGTCAATGTCGACGTAACGGAAGAACACCAGGTCATTCGCGGTTTTGGCGGCATGGTGCATAACCAGTGGCAGGGCGGTGGCGGCCTTTCTGAAGCCGATGCGAAAATTGCCTTTGGTACGGGCGATGGAACGCTTGGCCTGAATACGCTGCGTATTCCGGTGTATGCAAATTCCAGTGATTTCAATAAAGAAGTTCAGGCTGCAAAGTATGCAAAAAAATACGCCGGCGACGACTTTATTCTGTATGCGACGCCGTGGACTTCTCCGTATGCGGGCGCAAACCAGCACATGTCTTCTTCGAACTACCAGAAGTACGTGGACCACCTGAACAACTTCAACGATTACATGAAGAACCAGGGCGTTCCCCTGTACGCCATCTCCATCAGTAACGAACCGGACTGGTGCGGTGAATGGGCTTGCTGGAGCGCTGACGAAATCTACAACTTCACCAAGGGCTACGCCGATAAAATGCGCAAGAACGGCGTCAAGGTGATTTCGACGGAATCGTTCCGCTACGACAAGAATCTTTACAACAAGGTCTTGAACGATGCCAATGCCCTCAAGAACTGGGACATTCTCGGTGCGCACTTCTACGCCAGCGACAGAAGGACCGGGGACAACTTCTTCCAGTATTCTTTGGCTGACCAGAAGGGCGTGGAACGCTGGATGACGGAACACTACACCGAAAGCCAGGGCAGCGGTAACTACTGGCGCACGGTTACGAACACGGGCGACCAGGCAAACGCCAACAAGCGCGATACCGTGAACGCCATGGATGTGGCTTACGAAATCCACCGCGCCATGGTCGTGGGCAACTTCAATCAGTACACCTGGTGGTACATCCGTCGTTGCTATGGCCTGATCATGGAAAAGGACTTTGGCAACAAGCTCCAGATTCCGAGCAACGAAATCGGCAAGATTTCTAAGCGCGGTTACGTGATGAGCCAGTTCGCCCGATTCATCCGCCCGGGTGCCGTGCGCGTGGGTGCTACGGCAAATCCCGAGAAGGAAGTTTTTGCCAGTGCTTACAAGAGTTCCGAAGGCGACTCCGTGATTGTGGTGCTCGTGAACCGCGATTACAAGAATTCCAAGACCGTAACGGTTAACGTGAAGGGTGCCGATGTGGAAACATTCCACGTGTACACCACGAGCCAGGCGAAGAATGCCAAGTATGAAGGTGAAGTCGAAGTGAAGAACGGCTCTGTGACTGTCACCCTGGATGCGGGCAGCTCGGAATTCAAGGACTGCATCGTGACGCTCGTGGGCGTGGGAACGCCTGCAGAACCAGTACCGCGTGAACCGTTCGGTGGCAAGGCTGTGGAACTCCCGGGCAAGATCGAAGCCGAAAACTTTGACGTTCCGGGTACCGGCAAGGAAAACAAGACCTATTACGACTCCGATTCCGAAAACCATGCCTGCACCGACGAAGGCAAGACTGCCGAATGCTCCAAGGTTCGTGAAGATACGGGCGTCGATATTTACAAGAAGTCCTCTGGCGCTGTCGTGGTGGGCCATAACCAGGCTGGCGAATGGCTCGAATATACCGTGAACGTGAAGGAAGCCGGCGAATACACCATGACCGCTTCTGTCGCGACGGCCAATTCGGATCCGGGCTTTACGCTTTCGATTGATGGCAAATCCCTTGCCGAGGTTCCGGTTTCCGGTTCCAGCTGGGATGACTTCAAGGATGTCACGGCCAAGGTGACGCTCCCGGCAGGCGAACATATTCTGCGCCTCGAGGTGACGACCTCTTGGTTCGATATCGATTACCTCAAGTTCGAAAAGCCCTGTGACGATTGCAATACGGGTATTGCGAATGCTCGCCTGAACATGCCGACCGAAACCGAAAGCTATCGCATTTTCGATATGAACGGCGGATTCCTCGGTATGGTTACCGCAACGAGCATGCCGGAACTCCGCAGCAATGCGGCTAACCTCGTGAAGCGCGGTGGTGCCTACCTGGCCAAGTCCATGAGCGGCCGCACCAAGCTCATCCAGGTGACAAAATAGGCTTTTTTTCAAGCCGATTTATGGAGAAAATCCCGGAATGTTTCCGGGATTTTTCGTTTGTTGACGGTTTATCCATAGAACATGTGTACGGGGGGCAAAAAAAAGGGGGCTTTTGAGGATAGTTTTAGAGTATTGCAAAAGGAGTGTGAAATGGATATCAAGAAGATTTCCGAGTTTTTGACCCCGACCCTGTGGCTCGTTGGCGGGCTGATGATGCTCGCTGCGGTTGCAAACGCGGCACCGGACCCGAATTTCCACATTTACATTGCGTATGGCCAGTCCAACATGGAAGGCAATGCCACGAACTTTGACAAGAATGTCGACGGTAAGGAACATCCGCGCGTAAAGATGTTCGCAACGACGTCTTGCAGTAACCTTGGTCGCCCGACAGTGGGCGAGATGTACCCAGCAGTGCCTCCGATGTTCAAGTGCAACCAGGGCCTTTCTCCGGCAGACTGGTTTGGCCGCCACATGGCAGACTCCTTGCCCGATGTGACAATCGGTATTATTCCGGTGGCGCAGGGTGGCACGAGTATCCGCTTGTTCGACCCCGATGACTACAAGGCCTATATTGCATCTGCTGCCGATTGGCTCCAGAGCGGTGTGAAGGCTTACGGTAACGATGGTAACGCCATGGGCCGAATCATCGAAGTCGCGAAAAAGGCCCAGGAAAAGGGCGTTATCAAGGGTATCATTTTCCACCAAGGCGAAACCGATGGCGGCATGAGCAACTGGGAACAGATTGTCAAGAAGACTTACGAATACATGCTCGCGCAGCTTGGCCTTAAAGCAGAAGAAACCCCGTTTGTCGCCGGCGAAATGGTGGACGGCGGTTCTTGCGCGGGCTTTAACAGCCGCGTGCATAACCTTTCCAAGTACATCGTCAACTTTGGCGTGGCAAGCTCCAAGGGCTACGGAAGCAAGGGCGACGGCCTCCACTTTACCGTAGAAGGCTACCGCGGCATGGGGCAGCGTTACGCCCAGGAAATGCTGAAACTGGTGAATGTGACTCCGGTGGATCCTGAACCGCAGACTCCGTTCAAGGGAGAAGCTCTTGCGATTCCGGGCAAGATTGAGGTCGAAGATTTCGATATTCCGGGTAAGGGCCGGAACGAAGACGGTACCACCAACGATTCTTACAGCGACGATAGCGAAAACCACGGCGATTCCGACTACCGCAAGGATACCGGCGTAGACCTTTACAAGAAGGCTACCGGAATTGCCGCCGGTTACAACACTACCGGCGACTGGCTCGAATGGACGGTCAATGTTGCCGAAGCTGGCGATTACACCGCTGCCGCTTCTGTCGCTACCGAAGGTGAAGGCGCCTTTACGCTTTCTATCGACGGCAAGTCCATTGGCGAATTTACGGTCACGGGTTCTAGCTACGATGATTTCACCGAAGTCAAGCAGAAGGTGACTCTCCCGGCCGGTAAGCATATCCTGCGCATGGATGTGACGCAGCAATACTTTGATATCGACTACATCAAGTTTGATGCGGACTGCGCCGATTGCGACACCAAGATTGCCGATGTACGCCTGAACATGCCGACCGAAGCCGAAAACTTCCGCCTTTTCGACATGAACGGTACCTATCTTGGCGTGGTCCGCGCAACGGGCAAGGCGGAACTCCGCAAGAATACCGCTAACCTGGTCAAGCGTGGCGGATCCTACATGGCGAAGTCCATGAACGGCCGCACGATGATGATTCAGGTGGCGAAGTAGGCCTTTTGCGGCCTAGCCGTCAATTAAAATTTACAAAAGGATTGGGAAAACCCCGGAATGTTTCCGGGGTTTTGCTTTTGTTGACTATTTATCCATAAATCTTGGCGTTTTTCGCGTGAAATCGGCGTTTTTTGAGGATAATTTTAGGGTATTGCAAAGGAGTGTGCTATGGACCTTAAAAAAGTCTCTGAATTTTTAACCCCGGCCCTGTGGCTTGTTGGCGGGCTCATGATGCTTGCGTCGCTTGCCAATGCGGCGCCGAACCCCAATTTCCATATTTATATCGCTTACGGCCAGTCGAACATGGCGGGTAACGGCGAAATCGTGCCTTCCGTGGACCAGGCCACGAATCCCAAGAATTTCCTTATGCTCGCTTCGCACAACGCCAACGCAAGCCAGCGTAGCGGCAAGACGACTCAGTCGATCAAGACGGGCGAATGGTACCCCGCAATCCCGCCGATGTTCCACCCCTTTGAAAACCTTTCTCCGGCAGACTACTTCGGCCGCGCCATGGTCGATTCCCTGCCGGGCGTTACCGTGGGTATTATCCCGGTGGCTATCGGTGCGGTGAGCATCAAGGCTTTCGACAAGGACCAGTACAAGGCTTATTTCAGTTCTGCGGCAAGTTATATCCAGAACTGGGCGAAAGACTACGATTCCAACCCTTACCAGAGAATTGTGGACCTGGGCAAGAAGGCTAAGGAAGTGGGCGTCATCAAGGGCTTTATTTTCCACCAGGGCGAAACCGATGGATCTGGCACCGAATGGCAGAACAATGTATACAAGACCTACAAGGACATTATCAACGCCCTCGACTTGGACGAAAACGAAGTCCCGTTTGTTGCCGGCGAAATGATGAACGACCCCACGGGTAACTCCGGCCAGGGCAGCTGCTGCAGCTCCAAGAACGGCGGTATTGCGCAGCTGAAGAGCAAGTTCAAGAAGTTCGGTCTGGCATCTTCCCAGGGGCTGAAGGGTAACGGCAAGGACCCCTACCACTTTGGCCGTGAAGGCGTGATTGAACTCGGCAAACGTTACTGTTCCGAAATGCTCAAGTTGATCGACAAGACGATTGACCCGGATGCTCCGGCAGTGAACCTGGTTGACCCGAGTCAGTCAACCGTTCCGGACGAACCGCCTGAGGAATATGGTCCGTATGGCGAAGCACCGGCAAAGATTCCGGGTACCATTGAAGTCGAAGAATACAACAAGGGTGGTGCCGACAAGGGCTACTACGATTTGAGCAAGGGCAACGAAGGCGGCAAGTTCCGCAAGAACGATGTGGACATTTACCAGCCGAACATGGGCCTGGTCGTTGGCCACTGCCAGACGGGTGAATGGCTCAAGTACACCGTGAAGGTGGAAGCCGATGGCGAATACGAAATTTCTGCGCTTGTGGCTAGCGACAATACGACGGGCGGCTTCGAGCTGTATATGGACGATACCCGCATCGGAGAAAAGATCGTGAGCGAAGGCAAGGGCTTTACCAGCTTTACGACGGTGAGCGGCGGCAAGGCTAGCCTGAAGGCGGGCGAGCACGAGCTGAAACTCGAAATCGTAGGCGACTGGATCGATATCGACAATATTGAATTCAAGGCTGTCAAGAGTGATGATCCTCCGAGCAAGATCAATACAATTCGCCTGAGCATGACCGAAGCCGAAAGCAGCTTCAACCTGTTCGACATGCAGGGCAAGCATGTGGCAAGCTTCAAGGCCTCTGGCATGGATGCTGCAGTCCGCATGATCAAGGAAGGTGTCAAGGGTATCCGTCAGGGAGTGTATTTGGTTCGCTCTGCCGGCAAGATGGGCATTAAGCAAAAGGTGGTGACCTATGAAAAGTAATGAAATCACAATTGTCAAGCAGATTGCGTTCTTCTCGGTAGTCGCGGTCGTGCTCGGATTCCTTTACGGTTAGGACTTAAACTCTCTCTCTTTTGAATTCACCCCTGATTGCAAAATCAGGGGTTTTTGTTTTGGAGCCTATTTTGACGCCTATCTTTGACAATTTGTCAAAGGATTATGTGGGAAAAGGGGGTATTTTCCCCCGTTTTTAGGGT contains these protein-coding regions:
- a CDS encoding carbohydrate-binding protein → MDYRKVWKFASLKTAACMVAGLATFGLADNPISSYHYLADPGAAADDTYFYVITDSDDPAAYNANGYNIKALYGFRTKDMKNWTDFGIIYDARKVDGIGDIWASGIAVNPNDHRLYIVFPDGGGGGIGLIGADSIAGPWTNPVSGNKKLINNWGGGLADCDGIGWCFDPAIFFDDDGTGYFTFGGGSSDSRPANNNNNDIFNIYKLNKDMKGFDVSTKTHLKIGGPKAMEASYIHKYKGNYYLSYSTADLRIAYGMSKNPMGPYEYKGIFMGNPSINGQNINANNNNHHGIAEFKGHWYVAYHDRRIANGYDGLEKIPADDGKANPAPAYHRSVSVDEFYYNGDGTMKELTFTKEGPKQIENFDPYDWYPALTSSKQKGIRSRSNWSPGKVAEHLLLPLSSKESWIRVSGVDFGTAATGFTVQAASAADGNKIEIHTGSATGTLAGTCTLKNTGNKSTFAETKCEVEGLKGIVESLFLVFKGSQDSTMAIKAWGFEGSGSTPPTPQTPYGDKAVTIPAKIEAENYDVPGTGRGEEAQSYSDNESENQGDAEFRTDLGVDIVAGGTGKAIGYTAAGEWLEYSIVVPEDGEYALKASASTGMENGTSFCLLVDGKAVGDTVKVPQTGEDWSVYEEFDAGKATLTKGEHIVRLVITGDNVNVDWFSIGEVTTGIHHDVKLNASKVAQYDVFDLSGKKLASFTARNMVEASKMWRDGSVKGSEKAHGVNLIRNRTTGMVSKVRTAK
- a CDS encoding carbohydrate-binding protein; this encodes MDVWNVKGLKKAACLVMGLAAFGLADNPISTYHYLADPGAAADDEYFYIITDSDDPAPYNSNGYKIYALYAFRSKDMQNWTDYGIIYDARKVNGINDIWASGIAVHNGTFYIVFPDGGGGGIGYIKAPAIDGPWTNAVGNGKDKLVGGRGIIGCDGVSWCFDPGIFIDDDGTTYVTWGGGESNSRPNTDNFDIVKLNDAKNAPVGNGSHVKVNNLPTRKMLEASYIHKHKGTYYFSYSTGWQQGAPTIDYGMSNNVMGPYTWKGTILGDPSMNGRSINGNNNHHGIAEFKGHSYVVYHDRRIAKGHNGLEIIPADDGKPKPNEGYHRSVSVDEMFYNADGTIQTVKVTDEGPKQIENFDPYDWYPALTSSKQKGIRSRSNFVVGKRAEHVLIPLSSKESWIRVSGVDFGTAATGFTVEASSAADGNKIEIRTGSASGTLAGTCSLKNTGSKNTYAENKCEVSGLKGIVNQLFLVFKGNQDSTMYVKAWGFEGSGTTPPEPQKPFGGKAWEIPGKIEMENFDEPGTGRGAGVDSYSDNDSDDHGAESNGGKSYREGTGVDIYKKATGYVVGYNQAGEWLEYTVNVKEAGDYTMFAAVASANATSGFQLSIDDKKITEEIAVPKNDGEENFDDYNKVKANVTLPAGEHILRFTVTGDWMDIDYINFVAGKDAADSDPLEGMTAIKGVKLASASTASFDVFDLTGKKVASFTARNMTEASKMWQNGSIKGSEKAQGICLIRNRANGMIAKVRTTK
- a CDS encoding carbohydrate-binding protein; translated protein: MTIQKIAKSVGLAFGVVGLWSSAMASTVNVDVTEEHQVIRGFGGMVHNQWQGGGGLSEADAKIAFGTGDGTLGLNTLRIPVYANSSDFNKEVQAAKYAKKYAGDDFILYATPWTSPYAGANQHMSSSNYQKYVDHLNNFNDYMKNQGVPLYAISISNEPDWCGEWACWSADEIYNFTKGYADKMRKNGVKVISTESFRYDKNLYNKVLNDANALKNWDILGAHFYASDRRTGDNFFQYSLADQKGVERWMTEHYTESQGSGNYWRTVTNTGDQANANKRDTVNAMDVAYEIHRAMVVGNFNQYTWWYIRRCYGLIMEKDFGNKLQIPSNEIGKISKRGYVMSQFARFIRPGAVRVGATANPEKEVFASAYKSSEGDSVIVVLVNRDYKNSKTVTVNVKGADVETFHVYTTSQAKNAKYEGEVEVKNGSVTVTLDAGSSEFKDCIVTLVGVGTPAEPVPREPFGGKAVELPGKIEAENFDVPGTGKENKTYYDSDSENHACTDEGKTAECSKVREDTGVDIYKKSSGAVVVGHNQAGEWLEYTVNVKEAGEYTMTASVATANSDPGFTLSIDGKSLAEVPVSGSSWDDFKDVTAKVTLPAGEHILRLEVTTSWFDIDYLKFEKPCDDCNTGIANARLNMPTETESYRIFDMNGGFLGMVTATSMPELRSNAANLVKRGGAYLAKSMSGRTKLIQVTK
- a CDS encoding sialate O-acetylesterase, whose amino-acid sequence is MDIKKISEFLTPTLWLVGGLMMLAAVANAAPDPNFHIYIAYGQSNMEGNATNFDKNVDGKEHPRVKMFATTSCSNLGRPTVGEMYPAVPPMFKCNQGLSPADWFGRHMADSLPDVTIGIIPVAQGGTSIRLFDPDDYKAYIASAADWLQSGVKAYGNDGNAMGRIIEVAKKAQEKGVIKGIIFHQGETDGGMSNWEQIVKKTYEYMLAQLGLKAEETPFVAGEMVDGGSCAGFNSRVHNLSKYIVNFGVASSKGYGSKGDGLHFTVEGYRGMGQRYAQEMLKLVNVTPVDPEPQTPFKGEALAIPGKIEVEDFDIPGKGRNEDGTTNDSYSDDSENHGDSDYRKDTGVDLYKKATGIAAGYNTTGDWLEWTVNVAEAGDYTAAASVATEGEGAFTLSIDGKSIGEFTVTGSSYDDFTEVKQKVTLPAGKHILRMDVTQQYFDIDYIKFDADCADCDTKIADVRLNMPTEAENFRLFDMNGTYLGVVRATGKAELRKNTANLVKRGGSYMAKSMNGRTMMIQVAK
- a CDS encoding sialate O-acetylesterase, which gives rise to MDLKKVSEFLTPALWLVGGLMMLASLANAAPNPNFHIYIAYGQSNMAGNGEIVPSVDQATNPKNFLMLASHNANASQRSGKTTQSIKTGEWYPAIPPMFHPFENLSPADYFGRAMVDSLPGVTVGIIPVAIGAVSIKAFDKDQYKAYFSSAASYIQNWAKDYDSNPYQRIVDLGKKAKEVGVIKGFIFHQGETDGSGTEWQNNVYKTYKDIINALDLDENEVPFVAGEMMNDPTGNSGQGSCCSSKNGGIAQLKSKFKKFGLASSQGLKGNGKDPYHFGREGVIELGKRYCSEMLKLIDKTIDPDAPAVNLVDPSQSTVPDEPPEEYGPYGEAPAKIPGTIEVEEYNKGGADKGYYDLSKGNEGGKFRKNDVDIYQPNMGLVVGHCQTGEWLKYTVKVEADGEYEISALVASDNTTGGFELYMDDTRIGEKIVSEGKGFTSFTTVSGGKASLKAGEHELKLEIVGDWIDIDNIEFKAVKSDDPPSKINTIRLSMTEAESSFNLFDMQGKHVASFKASGMDAAVRMIKEGVKGIRQGVYLVRSAGKMGIKQKVVTYEK